Proteins from a single region of Magnetospirillum sp. 15-1:
- the lpxK gene encoding tetraacyldisaccharide 4'-kinase — MRAPDFWHSDNAVSRLLAPLGAVYGWAVRRNLERAEEYRPAVPVICVGNIVAGGAGKTPVGIALARRLIAAGANPHFLTRGYGGTEVGPRAVDLDRHDFARVGDEALLLAREAPTWVARWRPDGAVAAVEMGAEVIIMDDGFQNGTIAKDLSLVVVDGEYGFGNGRVMPAGPCRESPDQGLARADAMVVIGEDKSGLAELARAHDLVLLAARLVPGPEGAALSGRKVVAFAGIGRPEKFFATCKQCGARLTATHSFPDHHPFTRADIEALLAEAEANEATAVTTAKDSVRLPADLRARVSVLSVALDWEKPSLLTPLFDRIGVRA, encoded by the coding sequence ATGCGCGCTCCTGACTTCTGGCACAGCGACAATGCCGTCTCCCGCCTGCTGGCGCCGCTGGGAGCGGTCTACGGCTGGGCGGTCCGCCGCAATCTGGAGCGGGCCGAGGAATACCGCCCCGCCGTGCCGGTGATCTGCGTCGGCAACATCGTGGCCGGCGGCGCCGGCAAGACGCCGGTGGGCATCGCCCTGGCCCGGCGCCTGATCGCCGCCGGGGCCAATCCCCATTTCCTCACCCGCGGCTATGGCGGTACCGAGGTGGGGCCACGCGCCGTCGACCTGGACCGCCACGATTTCGCCCGGGTGGGGGACGAGGCGCTGCTGCTGGCCCGCGAGGCTCCCACCTGGGTGGCCCGCTGGCGCCCCGACGGCGCGGTGGCCGCCGTCGAGATGGGGGCCGAGGTGATCATCATGGATGACGGCTTCCAGAACGGCACCATCGCCAAGGACCTGTCCCTGGTGGTGGTGGACGGCGAATACGGCTTCGGCAACGGCCGCGTCATGCCGGCCGGACCATGCCGCGAATCGCCGGACCAGGGGCTGGCCCGCGCCGACGCCATGGTGGTGATCGGCGAGGATAAAAGCGGGCTGGCCGAACTGGCCCGCGCCCACGATCTGGTGCTGCTGGCCGCGCGGCTGGTGCCCGGCCCCGAAGGCGCCGCCCTGTCGGGCCGCAAGGTGGTGGCCTTCGCCGGCATCGGCCGGCCGGAAAAGTTCTTCGCCACGTGCAAGCAATGCGGGGCGCGGCTGACCGCCACCCATTCCTTTCCCGATCACCATCCCTTCACCCGCGCCGACATCGAGGCGCTGCTGGCCGAGGCCGAGGCCAACGAGGCGACGGCCGTCACCACCGCCAAGGATTCCGTGCGGTTGCCCGCCGATCTGCGCGCCCGCGTCTCGGTGCTGAGCGTGGCGCTGGACTGGGAGAAGCCCTCTCTGCTAACTCCCCTGTTCGATCGGATCGGAGTGCGGGCATGA
- a CDS encoding 3-deoxy-D-manno-octulosonic acid transferase yields the protein MIYRLYRGLTTLGGPLIAAYLGRRKARGKEDAARFAERLGHPGRPRPAGPMVWMHGASVGEALSMLPLVERLTRRGLGVLMTTGTVTSARLLAERLPPGALHQYVPVDRIAYVRSFLNHWRPDLALWAESEYWPNLLAETRHRGIPQVLIQGRMSARSFAAWKKVPGFIHKMLSGFVLCLAQTESDASRIRALGGRDVRCLGNLKYAVAPLPCDETALERLKAEIGDRPLWLAASTHPGEEAIAGRVHAALGLTGLLTIVIPRHHTRGAEVAAELRGQGLAVALRSAGEAITPATQVYVADTMGELGLFYRLGGPVFVGKSLCVGGGQNPFEPALLGAAVLFGPLMDNFPDMAPSMLAAEAALRVRDEGELAMTVRALLADAQSLRAAGEAAKAWAEGEAGVLDQVVEALAPILSPLEATHARS from the coding sequence ATGATCTACCGCCTGTACCGCGGACTGACCACCTTGGGCGGACCGCTGATCGCCGCCTATCTGGGGCGGCGCAAGGCGCGCGGCAAGGAGGATGCCGCCCGCTTCGCCGAGCGTCTGGGTCATCCCGGCCGCCCCCGTCCCGCCGGTCCAATGGTGTGGATGCACGGCGCCTCGGTGGGCGAAGCGCTGTCCATGCTGCCGCTGGTCGAGCGCCTGACCCGGCGGGGCCTGGGCGTGCTGATGACCACCGGCACCGTCACCTCGGCCCGTCTGCTGGCCGAACGCCTGCCGCCGGGAGCGCTGCACCAGTACGTGCCGGTGGACCGCATCGCCTATGTGCGGTCCTTCCTCAACCACTGGCGGCCCGATCTGGCGCTGTGGGCGGAATCCGAGTACTGGCCCAATCTGCTGGCCGAGACCCGTCATCGCGGCATCCCCCAGGTGCTGATCCAGGGCCGCATGTCGGCCAGGTCCTTCGCCGCCTGGAAAAAGGTCCCCGGCTTCATCCACAAGATGCTGTCGGGCTTTGTCCTGTGCCTGGCCCAGACCGAATCCGACGCGAGCCGCATCCGCGCCCTGGGCGGGCGCGACGTCCGCTGCCTGGGCAATCTCAAATACGCGGTGGCGCCGCTGCCCTGCGACGAGACCGCGCTGGAGCGGCTGAAGGCCGAGATCGGCGACCGCCCCCTGTGGCTGGCGGCCAGCACCCATCCGGGCGAGGAGGCCATCGCCGGGCGGGTGCATGCCGCCCTCGGACTGACCGGCCTGCTGACCATCGTCATTCCCCGCCACCATACGCGCGGCGCCGAAGTGGCGGCCGAGCTGCGCGGCCAGGGGCTTGCCGTGGCGCTGCGCTCGGCGGGCGAGGCGATCACGCCGGCAACCCAGGTCTACGTCGCCGACACCATGGGCGAGCTGGGGCTGTTCTACCGCCTGGGCGGCCCGGTCTTCGTGGGCAAGAGCCTGTGCGTGGGCGGCGGGCAGAATCCGTTCGAGCCGGCCCTGCTGGGCGCCGCCGTACTGTTCGGTCCGCTGATGGACAATTTTCCCGACATGGCGCCGTCCATGCTGGCGGCCGAGGCCGCGCTACGGGTCAGGGACGAGGGCGAACTGGCCATGACGGTCCGCGCCCTGCTGGCCGACGCGCAATCCCTGCGGGCGGCGGGCGAGGCGGCCAAGGCCTGGGCCGAGGGCGAGGCCGGAGTTCTCGATCAGGTGGTGGAAGCCCTGGCTCCCATCCTCTCTCCCCTGGAGGCCACCCATGCGCGCTCCTGA
- a CDS encoding SAM-dependent methyltransferase, which yields MSTKFTAYLAAPGFEADLRAELGEVSAEYGRLLLSPGPAKPAAWAQNIWMEPQVLEVASIGEAAKALKAIQRNWWPYEFHLHRRTALLVEKLPKVSAKPLVFGQPAPTAPLGSFTWMDEGRVLAAAGCSSPFPNGEATFVEDRTTPPSRAYLKLWEALTLAGEMPGPGQTCVDLGACPGGWTWVLASTGARVISIDKAPLAPNVAAMPNVEYRQGSAFGIEPAEIGPVDWLCSDVICYPERLLRLVERWLDSGLARNFICTVKFQGETDHATARAFAAIPGSRLLHLAHNKHELTWMRLATLCP from the coding sequence ATGAGCACGAAGTTCACCGCCTATCTGGCCGCCCCCGGGTTCGAGGCCGACCTGCGGGCCGAACTGGGCGAGGTCAGCGCCGAATACGGCCGCCTTTTGCTGTCGCCCGGCCCGGCCAAGCCGGCCGCCTGGGCGCAAAACATCTGGATGGAACCCCAGGTGCTGGAGGTGGCCTCCATCGGCGAGGCGGCCAAGGCGCTGAAGGCCATCCAGCGCAACTGGTGGCCCTACGAATTCCATCTGCACCGCCGCACCGCCCTGCTGGTGGAGAAATTGCCCAAGGTATCGGCCAAGCCGCTGGTGTTCGGCCAGCCGGCCCCCACCGCGCCGCTGGGCTCGTTCACCTGGATGGACGAGGGCCGCGTGCTGGCCGCCGCCGGCTGTTCCAGCCCCTTTCCCAACGGCGAGGCGACTTTCGTCGAGGATCGCACCACGCCGCCCAGCCGGGCCTATCTCAAGCTGTGGGAGGCGCTGACCCTGGCCGGCGAGATGCCGGGACCGGGCCAGACCTGCGTCGATCTGGGGGCCTGTCCCGGCGGCTGGACCTGGGTGCTGGCCTCCACCGGCGCCAGGGTGATCAGCATCGACAAGGCGCCGCTCGCCCCCAACGTCGCCGCCATGCCCAATGTGGAATACCGCCAGGGCAGCGCCTTCGGCATCGAGCCCGCCGAGATCGGCCCGGTGGACTGGCTGTGCTCGGACGTCATCTGCTATCCCGAGCGCCTGCTGCGGCTGGTGGAGCGCTGGCTGGATTCCGGCTTGGCCCGCAATTTCATCTGCACGGTCAAGTTCCAGGGCGAGACCGATCATGCCACCGCGCGGGCCTTTGCCGCCATTCCCGGGTCGCGTCTGCTGCATCTGGCCCATAACAAGCATGAGTTGACCTGGATGCGGCTTGCCACCCTATGCCCTTAG
- a CDS encoding cytochrome c1, translating into MMMVGLAGFGGEAQASSAGMPEFKKPAQAFSWEGLFGKHDKAALKRGWQVFHDVCSNCHAMKLVSYRNLADIGFTDDEIKAFAAEKEVPDQPNDEGVVNNRPARPSDRIVAPFPNEKAAQAANGGALPPDLSLMNKARPNGPNYVYSLMLGYEDAAPEGHAIPEGKFFNHYFPGNAISMPSPIMDDIVSYADGTKATKEQVAYDIVTFLNWAAEPELDARKSLGVKVMVFLGVLTALMYALKRQIWKDLH; encoded by the coding sequence ATGATGATGGTCGGTCTGGCCGGTTTCGGCGGCGAGGCCCAGGCCAGCAGCGCCGGCATGCCGGAGTTCAAGAAGCCGGCCCAGGCTTTCTCGTGGGAGGGCCTGTTCGGCAAGCACGACAAGGCGGCCCTGAAGCGCGGCTGGCAGGTGTTTCATGACGTGTGCTCCAACTGCCACGCCATGAAGCTGGTGTCCTACCGCAACCTGGCCGACATCGGCTTCACCGATGACGAGATCAAGGCCTTCGCCGCCGAGAAGGAAGTCCCCGATCAGCCCAACGACGAAGGCGTGGTCAACAACCGCCCCGCCCGTCCGTCGGACCGCATCGTGGCCCCCTTCCCCAACGAGAAGGCCGCCCAGGCCGCCAATGGCGGCGCCCTGCCGCCCGACCTGTCGCTGATGAACAAGGCCCGTCCCAACGGCCCCAACTACGTCTACTCGCTGATGCTGGGGTACGAGGACGCCGCTCCCGAGGGTCATGCGATCCCCGAGGGCAAGTTCTTCAACCACTACTTCCCCGGCAACGCCATCAGCATGCCGTCGCCGATCATGGATGACATCGTCAGCTATGCCGATGGCACCAAGGCGACCAAGGAACAGGTGGCTTACGACATCGTGACCTTCCTCAACTGGGCCGCCGAGCCCGAGTTGGACGCCCGCAAGTCCCTGGGCGTCAAGGTGATGGTGTTCCTGGGTGTACTGACCGCTCTGATGTACGCCCTGAAGCGCCAGATCTGGAAGGACCTGCACTAA
- a CDS encoding TrmH family RNA methyltransferase — MDLLRLALYQPDIPQNAGTLLRLSACLGVAVDIIEPCGFVLDERKIRRAGMDYIEQARYTRHSSWEAFVATLTSGGRRLVLLTTGGEVRHDRFPFAPGDTIMVGRESSGVPAAVSERAEARIRIPMRAAARSLNVAVAAAIATAEALRRLEGFPDEERQ, encoded by the coding sequence TTGGATCTTCTCCGCCTTGCCCTCTATCAGCCGGACATTCCACAGAACGCGGGAACACTTCTGCGGCTGTCCGCCTGCCTGGGCGTGGCGGTCGATATAATCGAACCCTGCGGCTTTGTCCTTGATGAACGTAAAATCCGGCGCGCGGGAATGGACTATATTGAACAGGCCCGTTACACCCGCCATTCGTCGTGGGAGGCCTTCGTTGCCACCTTGACCTCTGGGGGGCGGCGACTGGTGCTGCTTACCACCGGTGGCGAGGTGCGTCATGACCGCTTTCCTTTCGCTCCCGGCGACACCATCATGGTCGGACGGGAAAGCTCCGGGGTGCCGGCGGCGGTGTCCGAGCGGGCCGAGGCGCGTATCCGCATCCCCATGCGGGCGGCGGCGCGATCGCTGAACGTGGCGGTGGCGGCGGCCATCGCCACCGCCGAGGCTTTGCGGCGCCTGGAGGGATTTCCGGACGAGGAGAGGCAATAA
- a CDS encoding class I SAM-dependent methyltransferase: MSVDTVRHWDNDRAAAYDKRVREAIPGYDALHVLSCQIVAETTGGKGRALVIGAGTGAECVALADSCPNLSVVGVDPSKEMLDHAESKVKDRDLTGRVRLYPVKVGALPKFEPFDAATLLLVMHFLPDDGAKKTLLEEVAAHLKPGAPLVLADLFGTWSDAWQQQLRAWWRHLQLAAGIPEVEVEKGFRHVDRDIFPLTEARLAELLAETGFGLPEPYFRALCFGGWVARKI, encoded by the coding sequence ATGAGCGTTGATACCGTCCGCCATTGGGACAACGACCGCGCCGCCGCCTATGACAAGCGGGTGCGGGAAGCCATTCCCGGCTATGACGCCCTGCACGTCCTGTCGTGCCAGATCGTCGCCGAGACCACCGGCGGCAAGGGCCGTGCCCTGGTGATCGGCGCCGGGACCGGCGCCGAATGCGTCGCCCTGGCCGACAGCTGTCCCAATCTTTCGGTGGTGGGCGTCGATCCCAGCAAGGAGATGCTCGACCACGCCGAATCCAAGGTGAAGGACCGCGACCTCACCGGCCGGGTGCGGCTTTATCCCGTCAAGGTCGGCGCCCTGCCCAAGTTCGAGCCCTTCGACGCCGCCACCCTGCTCCTGGTAATGCATTTCCTGCCCGATGACGGCGCCAAGAAGACCCTGCTGGAGGAGGTGGCGGCCCACCTGAAGCCGGGGGCTCCCCTGGTTCTGGCCGACCTGTTCGGAACCTGGAGCGATGCCTGGCAGCAGCAGTTGCGCGCCTGGTGGCGCCACCTGCAACTGGCGGCGGGCATTCCCGAGGTGGAGGTGGAAAAGGGCTTTCGCCACGTGGACCGCGATATCTTCCCGCTGACCGAGGCCCGCCTCGCCGAGTTGCTGGCCGAAACCGGTTTCGGTCTGCCGGAACCCTATTTTCGCGCGCTGTGTTTCGGCGGCTGGGTGGCGCGGAAAATTTAG
- the petA gene encoding ubiquinol-cytochrome c reductase iron-sulfur subunit — protein MADQAHNAQPSSMDGQTRRDFLLYATSAVGAVGTGLALWPFVHSMNPAADTLALSTTDVDISAIKPGQSVTVVWRGKPVFIRHRQPEEIAEAGKVALADLREPQADADRAKKPEWLILIGVCTHLGCVPLGQKPADPKGEFGGWFCPCHGSHYDTSGRIRKGPAPANLPVPPYQFTTDTTVRIG, from the coding sequence ATGGCTGATCAGGCACACAATGCCCAGCCCTCGTCGATGGACGGGCAGACACGGCGGGATTTCCTGCTGTACGCCACTTCCGCCGTCGGTGCGGTCGGGACTGGCTTGGCACTTTGGCCGTTCGTGCATAGCATGAACCCGGCCGCCGATACTTTGGCGCTTTCCACCACCGACGTCGACATCTCGGCCATCAAGCCGGGCCAATCCGTCACCGTGGTGTGGCGCGGCAAGCCGGTGTTCATCCGGCATCGCCAGCCCGAGGAAATCGCCGAGGCCGGCAAGGTGGCGCTGGCCGACCTGCGCGAGCCGCAGGCCGACGCCGACCGCGCCAAGAAGCCCGAGTGGCTGATCCTGATCGGCGTCTGCACCCATCTGGGCTGCGTGCCGCTGGGCCAGAAGCCCGCCGACCCCAAGGGTGAGTTCGGCGGCTGGTTCTGTCCGTGCCATGGGTCGCATTACGACACCTCGGGCCGCATCCGCAAGGGTCCCGCTCCGGCCAACCTGCCGGTGCCGCCTTATCAGTTCACCACCGACACCACCGTCCGGATCGGCTGA
- a CDS encoding ABC transporter transmembrane domain-containing protein: protein MSNQKISFDHSTWVLVRRLFNEGMRPYLGKVMAAVFCMVVGAAANAGYALLMDPVVNKIFTEKRPEFLVPLAAAVLATFAVKSVCNYGEAVFLSKVGLRVIADMQSRLFAHLMRLDVAFFHANSTGRILSRLTNDISQMRFAVSDALTGAGKDASSVLFLIGAMFYQDWRLSAWTFFIFPIAILPIRKLGRRMRKVTANTQEHMGQLTTYLEQAVQGIRVVKAYGMENYEKRKVNALVEMLQDLIYKAARVRSASSPIMELLGGIAITVVILYGGTRVVEGETTPGAFFSFITALMLAYRPIKSIASMNTNLQEGLAAAARTFSVLDTQPSIVEKETAPELVVLEGNVRFEGVFFTYDGNKAVLDGIDLAVPGGKTVALVGPSGAGKSTVLNLLPRFYDVTDGHVLVDGQDVRTVGLSSLRGKIALVSQEITLFDDTIRANIAYGRFGATDEEIEAAARSAAAHDFIIGLPEGYDTVVGERGLNLSGGQRQRLAIARAMLKNAPILLLDEATSALDTESERQVQTALELLMKGRTTIVIAHRLSTVVNADLIHVLDKGRVIESGDHNALLAQDGVYARLYAMQFAEEASKATGG, encoded by the coding sequence TTGAGCAATCAGAAGATTTCCTTCGATCATTCCACCTGGGTGTTGGTGCGCCGCCTCTTCAACGAGGGCATGCGCCCCTACCTGGGCAAGGTGATGGCCGCCGTGTTCTGCATGGTGGTGGGCGCCGCCGCCAATGCGGGCTACGCCCTGCTGATGGACCCGGTGGTCAACAAGATCTTCACCGAGAAGCGTCCCGAATTCCTGGTGCCGCTGGCCGCCGCCGTGCTGGCCACCTTCGCGGTCAAGTCGGTGTGCAATTACGGCGAGGCGGTGTTCCTGTCCAAGGTGGGCCTCCGGGTCATCGCCGACATGCAGTCGCGGCTGTTCGCCCACCTGATGCGCCTCGACGTCGCCTTCTTCCACGCCAATTCCACCGGCCGCATCCTGTCGCGCCTGACCAACGACATCTCGCAGATGCGCTTCGCGGTGTCCGACGCCCTGACCGGCGCGGGCAAGGACGCCTCGTCGGTGCTCTTCCTGATCGGCGCCATGTTCTATCAGGACTGGCGGCTGTCGGCCTGGACCTTCTTCATCTTCCCCATCGCCATCCTGCCCATCCGCAAGCTGGGCCGGCGCATGCGCAAGGTGACCGCCAACACCCAGGAGCACATGGGCCAGCTGACCACCTATCTGGAGCAGGCGGTCCAGGGCATCCGGGTGGTCAAGGCCTATGGCATGGAGAATTACGAGAAGCGCAAGGTCAACGCCCTGGTCGAGATGCTGCAGGACCTGATCTACAAGGCGGCCCGCGTGCGCTCGGCCTCGTCGCCCATCATGGAGTTGCTGGGCGGCATCGCCATCACCGTGGTGATCCTGTACGGCGGCACGCGGGTGGTGGAAGGCGAGACCACGCCCGGCGCCTTCTTCTCGTTCATCACCGCCCTGATGCTGGCCTATCGCCCCATCAAGTCCATCGCCTCCATGAACACCAACCTGCAGGAAGGTCTGGCGGCGGCGGCCCGCACCTTCTCGGTTCTGGACACCCAGCCCTCCATCGTCGAGAAGGAAACCGCCCCCGAACTGGTGGTCCTCGAGGGCAATGTCCGTTTCGAGGGCGTGTTCTTCACCTATGACGGCAACAAGGCTGTGCTGGACGGCATCGACCTCGCCGTACCCGGCGGCAAGACGGTGGCCCTGGTCGGCCCCTCGGGCGCCGGCAAATCCACGGTGCTGAACCTGCTGCCCCGCTTCTACGACGTCACCGACGGCCACGTGCTGGTGGACGGCCAGGACGTGCGTACCGTCGGGCTGTCCTCGCTGCGTGGCAAGATCGCCCTGGTCAGCCAGGAAATCACCCTGTTCGACGACACCATCCGCGCCAACATCGCCTATGGCCGCTTCGGCGCCACCGACGAGGAGATCGAGGCCGCCGCCCGTTCGGCCGCCGCCCACGACTTCATCATCGGCCTGCCCGAGGGCTACGACACCGTGGTGGGCGAACGCGGCCTGAACCTGTCGGGCGGCCAGCGCCAGCGTCTGGCCATCGCGCGGGCCATGCTGAAGAACGCCCCCATCCTGCTGCTGGACGAAGCCACCAGCGCGCTGGACACCGAATCCGAGCGTCAGGTGCAGACCGCCCTGGAGCTGCTGATGAAGGGACGGACCACCATCGTCATCGCCCACCGCCTGTCCACCGTGGTCAACGCCGACCTGATCCACGTGCTGGATAAGGGCAGAGTGATCGAATCCGGCGACCACAACGCCCTGCTGGCCCAAGACGGGGTCTATGCCCGCCTCTACGCCATGCAGTTCGCCGAGGAAGCCTCCAAGGCCACCGGAGGCTGA
- a CDS encoding lysophospholipid acyltransferase family protein, translating into MGLAKRIGKSEGLRGLLCWLGSLYIRLVYLTGRWQVVNGGHAQALWDQGKPFILAFWHGRILMMPKSWRQAVPIHMLISQHRDGQLIARTVSHFGIDTVQGSTTRGGSAALRAMLKFLKNGECVGITPDGPKGPRMRASDGIVAVARLAGVPILPATFATSRRKLLGSWDRFAVALPFSRGVFVWGDPITVPKEADDTAMEAARQAVEDHLNAITRDADARMGQETPDPADRP; encoded by the coding sequence ATGGGCCTGGCCAAGCGCATCGGCAAGAGCGAGGGATTGCGCGGGCTGCTGTGCTGGCTGGGCTCGCTCTATATCCGCCTCGTCTATCTGACCGGCCGCTGGCAGGTCGTCAACGGCGGCCATGCCCAGGCCCTGTGGGACCAGGGCAAGCCCTTCATCCTGGCCTTCTGGCACGGCCGTATCCTGATGATGCCCAAGTCGTGGCGGCAAGCCGTGCCGATCCACATGCTGATCAGCCAGCACAGGGACGGCCAGCTGATCGCCCGGACCGTGTCGCATTTCGGCATCGACACCGTCCAGGGCTCGACCACTCGGGGGGGCAGCGCGGCGCTGCGCGCCATGCTGAAATTCCTGAAGAACGGCGAATGCGTCGGCATCACCCCCGACGGCCCCAAGGGGCCGCGCATGCGCGCCTCGGACGGCATCGTGGCGGTAGCCCGTCTGGCCGGCGTTCCCATCCTGCCCGCCACCTTCGCCACCAGCCGCCGCAAACTGCTGGGCAGTTGGGACCGTTTCGCCGTCGCCCTGCCGTTCTCGCGCGGGGTCTTCGTATGGGGCGATCCCATCACCGTCCCCAAGGAGGCCGACGACACGGCCATGGAAGCGGCGCGTCAGGCGGTGGAGGATCACCTCAACGCCATCACGCGGGACGCCGACGCCCGAATGGGACAGGAAACCCCCGACCCGGCGGACCGGCCATGA
- a CDS encoding nucleoside transporter C-terminal domain-containing protein, with translation MSGQGLIGIVALIGTAFLLSEDRRAVSWRIVAAGLAVQGSLALLLLKVPAAKLLFLGLDRAVDALQTATRAGTTFVFGYVGGGPAPWTVTHPSSGFILAFQALPLVLLMSALSALLYHWRILPVVVRAASRLLERSMGVGGAVGVSASATAFLGMIEAPLLIRPYVGLLSRGELFLVMTAGMSTIAGTVMVLYATFLDGVIPDAIGHLLTASLISVPAGLMVGKIMVPDSSHTGAGRLGDGHTYAGSMDAVVRGTMDGVRLLVGIVAMLVVLVALVSLANAGLNLLPDVAGAPLTLQRALGWAMAPVVWAMGIPASEMLTAGALMGTKTVLNELLAYLDLARLPPEALSPRSRLIMTYGLCGFANLGSLGILIAGLSVMAPERRPEIVALGGRSIISGTLASCLTGAMVGLLL, from the coding sequence TTGAGCGGCCAGGGGCTCATCGGTATCGTCGCCCTGATCGGGACGGCCTTCCTGCTGTCCGAGGATCGCCGGGCGGTCTCGTGGCGCATCGTCGCCGCCGGTCTGGCCGTCCAGGGATCGCTGGCCCTGCTGCTGCTCAAGGTCCCCGCCGCCAAGCTGCTGTTCCTCGGCCTCGACCGGGCGGTGGACGCGCTGCAGACCGCCACCCGGGCCGGAACCACTTTCGTCTTCGGCTATGTGGGCGGCGGCCCGGCGCCCTGGACCGTCACCCATCCCTCGTCCGGTTTCATCCTGGCCTTCCAGGCCCTGCCGCTGGTGCTGCTGATGAGCGCGCTCTCGGCGCTGCTCTATCACTGGCGCATCCTGCCGGTGGTGGTCCGGGCCGCCTCGCGCCTGCTGGAGAGGTCCATGGGGGTGGGCGGCGCCGTGGGAGTGTCGGCCTCGGCCACCGCCTTCCTCGGCATGATCGAGGCGCCGTTGCTGATCCGCCCCTATGTGGGCCTGCTGTCGCGCGGCGAGCTGTTCCTGGTGATGACCGCCGGCATGTCCACCATCGCCGGCACGGTGATGGTGCTCTACGCCACCTTCCTGGACGGGGTCATCCCCGACGCCATCGGCCACCTGCTGACCGCCTCGCTGATCTCGGTGCCGGCCGGACTGATGGTCGGCAAGATCATGGTGCCCGATTCCTCGCACACCGGCGCCGGCCGGCTGGGAGACGGCCACACCTATGCCGGGTCCATGGACGCGGTGGTCAGGGGGACCATGGACGGGGTGCGCCTGCTGGTGGGCATCGTCGCCATGCTGGTGGTCCTCGTCGCCCTGGTCAGCTTGGCCAATGCCGGCCTCAACCTGCTGCCCGACGTGGCGGGAGCGCCGCTGACCCTGCAACGCGCCCTGGGCTGGGCCATGGCCCCCGTGGTGTGGGCCATGGGCATTCCCGCCTCGGAGATGCTCACCGCCGGCGCCCTGATGGGCACCAAGACGGTGCTCAACGAATTGCTGGCCTATCTGGATCTGGCCCGCCTGCCGCCCGAGGCGCTGTCGCCCCGATCACGCCTGATCATGACCTATGGCCTGTGCGGCTTCGCCAATCTTGGCTCGCTCGGCATCCTCATCGCCGGCCTGTCGGTCATGGCGCCGGAGCGCCGGCCGGAAATCGTCGCCCTGGGCGGACGCTCAATCATTTCGGGAACACTGGCCAGCTGCCTGACCGGCGCGATGGTTGGCCTTCTGCTATGA
- a CDS encoding lauroyl acyltransferase, producing MSKKELRQRLEALGARAVWGLFALLPLDTASGLGGWLGRTIGPLLGGVNRTARKNLKAAFPDRSDAEITAIIRAMWDNIGRVAGEFPHLKRIAAERVELVGGEYIDLLRDDGQAGIFISGHMGNWEVNGAVAAMRGLPLTLVYRAANNPYVEDLYRKGRADACLALIQKGPEGARRALLALKNGGHLGMLVDQKMNDGVPIPFFGRDAMTAPAQAVFATKFKCPLVPARVERIKGANFRLTVLPPLDFPHTSDSHDDNRLLLVRINALLEEWIRERPEQWLWVHRRWPE from the coding sequence ATGAGCAAGAAGGAACTGCGCCAACGCCTGGAGGCCCTGGGTGCCCGCGCGGTATGGGGACTGTTCGCGCTGCTGCCGCTGGACACCGCCTCGGGGCTGGGCGGCTGGCTGGGCCGCACCATCGGCCCGCTGCTGGGCGGCGTCAACCGGACGGCGCGCAAGAACCTCAAGGCCGCCTTCCCCGACAGGAGCGATGCCGAGATCACGGCGATCATCCGCGCCATGTGGGACAATATCGGCCGGGTGGCCGGCGAGTTCCCGCACCTGAAGCGCATCGCCGCCGAACGGGTGGAACTGGTCGGCGGCGAATATATCGACCTGCTGCGCGACGACGGTCAGGCCGGCATCTTCATCTCGGGCCATATGGGCAACTGGGAGGTCAACGGCGCCGTGGCGGCCATGCGCGGCCTGCCGCTGACCCTGGTCTACCGCGCCGCCAACAATCCGTATGTGGAGGATCTCTACCGCAAGGGCCGGGCCGACGCCTGCCTCGCCCTGATCCAGAAAGGCCCCGAAGGCGCCCGCCGGGCGCTGCTGGCCCTGAAGAACGGCGGCCATCTCGGCATGCTGGTGGACCAGAAAATGAATGACGGGGTGCCCATCCCCTTCTTCGGCCGCGACGCCATGACCGCCCCCGCCCAGGCCGTCTTCGCCACCAAATTCAAATGCCCGCTGGTCCCCGCCCGGGTGGAGCGGATCAAAGGCGCCAATTTCCGCCTCACCGTCCTGCCGCCCCTGGACTTTCCCCATACCAGCGACAGTCACGACGACAACCGCCTGCTGCTGGTCCGCATCAATGCCCTGCTCGAGGAATGGATCCGCGAACGGCCCGAGCAGTGGCTGTGGGTCCACCGGCGTTGGCCGGAATGA